The following are encoded together in the Methylomonas methanica MC09 genome:
- the ppdK gene encoding pyruvate, phosphate dikinase: MDPKYSFSFDKGDGKNKALLGGKGANLCEMTQMGLNVPPGFVITTATCLQYLENKQLPVDLMEEVRQQINAIEQATGKQFGGANNPLLVSVRSGSAISMPGMMDTILNLGLNKQTLAGLIEMTDDARFVYDAYRRFIQLFGKVALGIDDEKFDVHFQAVKRNAGIKADVALSADQLQEISELFLQVVKDETGRPFPEDVYEQLEISIKAVFNSWLGRRAVDYRREFHITPDMANGTAVNIVTMVFGNMGDDCATGVGFTRNPGTGENEMYGEYLVNAQGEDVVAGIRTPKPVHEMATEMPEQYRQLVELRNKLEAHYQEVQDYEYTIERGVLYCLQTRNGKMNAAAMVKTSIDMVNEGLISKERALLRINPELLEQLLHPQLALDHGQAAIAQGLPASPGAACGKCVFDADTAVRLGKTGADLILLREETKPEDIHGFFAAQGILTSRGGKTSHAAVVARGMGKACVAGAEDIRVDVRARLAIVGDIHIKEGDLITIDGSTGDIFLGRIPTIKPTFSQDLKTLLSWADENARLRVHANADTPVMARLAAEYGAKGIGLCRTERMFNAVDRLPLVIDMILANDTEEREAALAKLFPIQRDDFEQLFEAMSPFPVTVRLLDPPMHEFLPNEHQLLDELDALKHYLTIVKGQRVTLDSLAGHGELPAPFNLLNEEVILEAIAKKQMMLDKVLELYEVNPMLGHRGVRLGMSYPEIYKMQIRSILEAAARCVKQRIPVEPEIMVPQVITVQELKKVKQYVDEIQAEVEAQYKISLKFKFGTMIETVRACTRADSLAEIADFFSFGTNDLTQATFSFSREDAENKFLPLYEDSGLLQDNPFETLDVQGLGKLMKMAVEWGRQQRPELKVGICGEHGGHPRSIQFVHGLGLNYVSCSAPRIPVARLAAAHAKLLEKP, translated from the coding sequence ATGGACCCAAAATACAGCTTCTCATTTGACAAAGGCGATGGTAAAAACAAGGCGTTATTAGGCGGCAAGGGTGCCAACCTGTGCGAAATGACGCAAATGGGACTCAACGTACCGCCGGGCTTCGTTATTACTACCGCTACCTGTCTGCAATATCTGGAAAACAAGCAGCTGCCGGTCGATTTAATGGAAGAAGTCCGCCAGCAAATCAACGCAATCGAGCAGGCTACCGGCAAACAGTTCGGCGGCGCCAACAACCCCTTGTTGGTGTCGGTACGCTCCGGTTCGGCGATTTCCATGCCCGGCATGATGGACACTATTCTCAACCTGGGTTTAAACAAGCAAACCCTGGCCGGCCTTATAGAAATGACCGACGATGCCCGCTTTGTTTATGACGCCTATCGGCGTTTTATTCAATTGTTCGGTAAAGTGGCGCTGGGTATCGACGACGAAAAATTCGATGTGCATTTTCAAGCCGTCAAACGCAATGCCGGTATCAAAGCCGATGTGGCTTTAAGCGCGGATCAACTGCAGGAAATCAGCGAATTGTTCCTGCAAGTCGTTAAAGACGAAACCGGCCGGCCTTTCCCCGAAGACGTATACGAGCAACTGGAAATTTCCATCAAAGCGGTATTCAACTCCTGGCTGGGGCGCCGTGCGGTGGATTATCGTCGAGAATTTCATATCACGCCGGATATGGCCAACGGCACCGCCGTCAACATCGTCACCATGGTATTCGGCAATATGGGTGATGATTGCGCTACCGGAGTCGGCTTCACCCGTAACCCCGGCACCGGTGAAAACGAAATGTACGGCGAATACCTGGTCAATGCCCAGGGTGAAGACGTGGTGGCCGGCATTCGTACACCCAAACCTGTTCACGAAATGGCCACGGAAATGCCGGAACAATACCGGCAACTGGTCGAACTGCGTAACAAATTGGAAGCGCATTACCAGGAAGTGCAGGATTATGAATACACCATCGAACGCGGTGTGTTGTATTGCCTGCAAACCCGTAACGGCAAAATGAATGCCGCCGCCATGGTGAAGACTTCAATCGACATGGTCAACGAAGGCTTAATTAGCAAGGAACGCGCCCTGCTGCGCATCAACCCCGAATTACTGGAACAACTACTACATCCGCAATTAGCCCTTGATCACGGTCAGGCCGCAATCGCCCAGGGTTTACCCGCATCTCCGGGAGCCGCCTGCGGCAAATGCGTATTCGACGCGGATACGGCTGTGCGTCTGGGCAAAACCGGCGCCGATCTGATTTTACTGCGCGAGGAGACCAAACCCGAGGATATCCACGGCTTTTTCGCCGCCCAGGGGATTTTGACCAGCCGCGGCGGTAAAACCTCGCACGCCGCCGTAGTGGCGCGCGGTATGGGTAAAGCTTGCGTGGCCGGTGCCGAAGACATTCGCGTCGACGTGCGGGCACGCTTGGCCATTGTCGGCGACATTCACATCAAGGAAGGCGATTTAATCACCATCGACGGCAGCACCGGCGACATTTTTTTAGGCCGCATTCCAACCATCAAACCGACTTTTTCACAGGATCTGAAAACCCTGTTGAGTTGGGCGGACGAAAATGCCCGTCTGCGCGTACATGCCAATGCCGACACCCCCGTGATGGCCCGGCTGGCAGCCGAATACGGCGCCAAAGGCATCGGTTTGTGCCGTACCGAGCGCATGTTTAATGCCGTGGACCGCTTGCCGTTGGTAATCGACATGATTCTGGCCAACGACACCGAAGAACGCGAAGCCGCGCTGGCCAAACTGTTCCCGATCCAACGCGACGACTTTGAACAACTGTTCGAAGCCATGTCGCCGTTTCCGGTCACCGTGCGCCTGCTGGACCCGCCGATGCACGAGTTTTTACCCAACGAACATCAGTTGCTCGACGAACTGGATGCGCTGAAACACTATCTGACGATTGTGAAAGGCCAGCGCGTGACCTTGGATAGCTTGGCCGGCCACGGCGAATTGCCGGCACCATTTAACTTGTTGAACGAGGAAGTGATTCTGGAAGCCATTGCCAAAAAGCAAATGATGCTGGATAAGGTGTTGGAGTTGTACGAAGTTAACCCCATGCTCGGCCACCGCGGCGTACGCTTGGGCATGAGCTACCCTGAAATCTATAAAATGCAGATCCGTTCGATTCTGGAAGCGGCGGCCCGCTGCGTCAAACAGCGTATTCCGGTAGAACCCGAGATCATGGTGCCGCAAGTCATCACCGTACAAGAATTGAAAAAGGTGAAGCAGTACGTCGACGAGATTCAGGCCGAAGTGGAGGCACAATACAAAATCAGTCTGAAATTCAAGTTCGGCACCATGATCGAAACGGTGCGCGCCTGTACCCGCGCCGACAGTCTGGCTGAAATCGCCGATTTCTTTTCGTTTGGCACCAATGACCTGACTCAGGCAACATTTTCCTTCTCACGAGAGGACGCGGAAAATAAATTCCTGCCCCTCTATGAAGACTCCGGTTTGTTGCAGGACAACCCGTTCGAAACCCTCGACGTGCAAGGCTTGGGTAAGCTAATGAAAATGGCGGTGGAATGGGGCCGCCAACAAAGGCCGGAGTTGAAAGTGGGTATCTGCGGCGAGCACGGCGGCCACCCGCGTTCCATTCAATTCGTGCATGGATTGGGCTTGAATTATGTGTCTTGTTCGGCACCGCGCATTCCCGTCGCCCGACTGGCCGCGGCTCATGCGAAGTTACTGGAAAAACCTTAA
- a CDS encoding pyrrolo-quinoline quinone repeat-containing protein — protein MLSFKRYLYIFFLTVLGSASACSDNYFDTGGHQQTTAGEPELKQAESKTMNTIGSRRRRLPPELEPITVNGVVYQELRQGNKLGYEQKSGFLVALDEKTGEMLWHVIVYPIHYAEGKETDVQEVFFTRLELVPGKQQLLIENELEKQFIVDLTDHSVTEK, from the coding sequence GTGCTAAGTTTCAAGCGTTATTTATATATTTTCTTTTTGACGGTTCTGGGTTCCGCGTCCGCCTGTTCCGACAACTATTTTGACACCGGCGGGCACCAGCAAACCACGGCCGGCGAGCCCGAACTCAAGCAAGCGGAGAGCAAAACCATGAATACAATCGGCAGCAGACGCCGGCGCCTACCGCCGGAACTCGAACCCATCACAGTCAACGGCGTGGTCTATCAGGAGTTACGCCAGGGTAATAAATTAGGGTACGAACAAAAAAGCGGCTTTTTGGTCGCGCTCGATGAAAAAACCGGGGAAATGCTTTGGCATGTTATCGTCTACCCGATTCATTACGCAGAGGGCAAGGAAACCGACGTGCAGGAAGTTTTCTTTACCCGCCTGGAATTAGTGCCTGGCAAACAGCAACTTCTTATCGAGAACGAACTGGAGAAACAATTCATCGTCGACTTAACTGACCACTCGGTGACCGAGAAATAG
- a CDS encoding M35 family metallo-endopeptidase: MIETFTDAYRKTQDVITKETFEKDWDSFLKTKIKKLMGDDGLNDAEAASLTKLQNDIKYPKGAAKTSRSVEADAILEAAKQDDANKLQDRAAALKFLRHVYFISKRGAQSIWVCSPPKRYANWTYDEFAGLNKVELKSRLAHKTEIFSTGNMNKMSAGTQDALAWCQKVLISLASAKNKVKKDRDLVSRWFADENTDDAKLDALIEKLTAGFKKIRDVCNSNQLVFSDDTVDRSTQPNLWKTTYALVHDEKLHVIYVEKVLLGRSGTKLEWAITIVHELSHREIKTKDHFYSESGLKPNAGSFPSDKALENADNWGFYAANVNGALTKGKIQAVLKEP, encoded by the coding sequence ATGATAGAAACCTTTACCGACGCTTATCGCAAAACTCAGGATGTCATCACGAAAGAAACCTTCGAAAAGGATTGGGACAGTTTCCTGAAGACTAAAATCAAGAAACTGATGGGCGACGACGGCTTGAACGATGCCGAAGCGGCCAGCCTGACCAAACTGCAAAACGACATCAAGTACCCCAAGGGCGCCGCCAAAACCAGCCGTAGCGTGGAAGCGGATGCGATTCTGGAAGCCGCCAAGCAAGACGATGCCAACAAGCTGCAGGACCGGGCCGCTGCGCTTAAATTTCTCAGACATGTTTACTTCATTAGCAAACGCGGCGCGCAAAGCATTTGGGTCTGCTCGCCGCCGAAACGTTACGCCAATTGGACCTATGATGAGTTTGCCGGACTGAATAAGGTGGAGCTCAAATCCAGGTTAGCCCATAAGACCGAAATTTTCAGCACGGGCAACATGAACAAAATGTCTGCCGGCACCCAGGACGCGCTGGCATGGTGCCAAAAAGTCCTGATCAGTCTGGCCTCGGCCAAAAATAAGGTTAAAAAAGACCGGGACTTGGTGAGCCGATGGTTCGCGGACGAAAATACCGACGACGCCAAGCTCGACGCGCTAATCGAAAAATTGACGGCGGGCTTCAAAAAAATACGCGACGTCTGCAATTCCAATCAACTGGTGTTTTCGGACGATACCGTGGACCGCAGCACCCAACCCAATCTGTGGAAAACCACCTACGCTTTGGTGCACGACGAAAAACTGCATGTCATCTATGTGGAAAAAGTCTTGCTTGGCCGGTCCGGAACCAAGTTGGAATGGGCGATTACCATTGTGCACGAGCTTTCCCACCGGGAAATCAAAACCAAGGATCACTTTTACAGCGAATCCGGCCTGAAGCCCAACGCTGGCAGTTTTCCCTCCGACAAAGCGCTGGAGAATGCCGATAACTGGGGCTTTTATGCCGCGAATGTCAACGGCGCCCTCACCAAGGGGAAAATCCAGGCGGTTCTGAAAGAGCCATAG
- the tnpA gene encoding IS200/IS605 family transposase, translating to MREYQSLSHTRWNCKYHVVFIPKRRRKVMFGELRKHLGSIFHELAKQKGCEIVEGHLMADHVHMCLSIPPKYAVSNVVGFIKGKSAISIARTFRGKSKNFTGENFWARGFFVSTVGLDEEMVRNYIREQEREDDRYEQLSLWKS from the coding sequence ATGAGAGAGTACCAAAGTCTGAGCCACACGAGATGGAATTGCAAATATCACGTTGTATTTATCCCGAAGCGAAGACGAAAAGTGATGTTTGGTGAATTGCGTAAGCATTTGGGATCGATATTCCATGAGTTGGCGAAGCAAAAGGGTTGCGAGATTGTAGAAGGGCATTTGATGGCGGATCACGTCCATATGTGTCTGAGCATTCCGCCCAAATATGCCGTATCGAATGTCGTAGGCTTTATCAAAGGTAAAAGTGCGATCTCGATTGCCAGGACGTTTCGAGGAAAGAGCAAGAACTTCACAGGAGAAAATTTCTGGGCAAGAGGATTCTTTGTTTCGACGGTGGGTCTTGACGAAGAGATGGTCAGAAATTACATCCGAGAGCAGGAACGTGAAGATGATCGTTACGAGCAGTTGAGCCTTTGGAAAAGTTGA
- a CDS encoding ISAs1 family transposase: MLAKPTPSIIHHFSNIKDPRVNRQKKHRLQDIFFISICATICGADNWVAIEQFGLAKEAWFTELLGLEHGIPSHDTFGEVYGAIDTEQFSVCFSRWVADLANITEGEVIAIDGKCLRRSVDKASKKAAIYMVSAWAQHNNLVLGQVKVDDKSNEITAIPKLLSRLDIAGAVITIDAMGCQKKIAEQIKQQGGDYVFSLKGNQGNLHDDVKTFFTSPLSPVVASVNYEGEHGRIETRSIRATADIAWLQERHDWKSLQSIIAVTAKRETDHNVTEETRYFISSLDANDPIRLERVVRAHWSIENNLHWVLDIAFDEDCNRTRKGHSAANLAVIRHIALNLIKTEKTSKVGIKIKRLKAGWDNDYLLRVIGII; the protein is encoded by the coding sequence ATGCTAGCAAAGCCAACACCTTCAATTATCCATCACTTTTCGAACATTAAAGACCCGCGAGTAAACAGACAAAAGAAACACCGGCTACAAGATATTTTCTTTATCAGCATCTGCGCTACGATTTGTGGTGCGGATAATTGGGTTGCCATTGAACAATTTGGTTTGGCAAAAGAGGCGTGGTTCACCGAATTGCTGGGCTTGGAGCATGGCATACCCTCGCACGACACCTTCGGGGAAGTTTACGGTGCTATTGATACCGAGCAGTTCAGCGTTTGTTTTTCCCGTTGGGTTGCTGACCTGGCCAATATCACCGAAGGCGAAGTGATTGCGATAGATGGCAAGTGTTTAAGACGTAGCGTCGACAAGGCCTCAAAAAAAGCGGCCATCTATATGGTCAGTGCTTGGGCCCAGCACAACAACTTGGTCTTAGGCCAAGTTAAAGTCGATGACAAATCAAATGAAATCACCGCCATTCCCAAATTGCTTTCAAGGCTTGATATCGCAGGGGCGGTGATTACTATCGATGCCATGGGTTGCCAAAAGAAAATTGCCGAACAGATTAAACAACAAGGCGGTGACTATGTGTTTAGCCTGAAAGGTAATCAGGGCAACCTGCACGACGATGTAAAAACATTTTTCACATCGCCTTTATCGCCGGTAGTGGCCTCGGTTAACTATGAAGGAGAGCATGGCCGAATTGAAACCCGCTCAATTCGAGCGACAGCCGATATCGCTTGGCTACAAGAACGGCATGACTGGAAAAGCTTACAAAGCATTATCGCGGTCACTGCCAAAAGAGAAACCGACCACAACGTGACGGAGGAAACACGTTATTTCATCAGTAGCCTTGATGCTAATGATCCCATACGATTAGAGCGTGTGGTGCGGGCGCATTGGTCTATAGAAAACAATTTGCACTGGGTTCTTGATATAGCCTTCGATGAGGACTGCAACCGGACTCGCAAGGGACATAGTGCTGCAAATCTGGCTGTTATCCGGCATATCGCCCTGAATCTGATCAAGACCGAAAAAACATCTAAGGTTGGCATCAAGATCAAGCGTTTAAAAGCCGGATGGGATAATGACTATTTACTTCGAGTCATCGGGATAATTTAA
- a CDS encoding YgiQ family radical SAM protein, with translation MNHNAANIFGYKKYWAQRFGPAPELPMSMEEMHQLGWDACDIILVTGDAYVDHPSFGMAVIGRVLESQGFRVGIISQPDWQSASDFRKLGQPKLFFGVTGGNMDSMVNRYTSDKKIRSNDAYTADGEAGKRPDRAVNVYSHRCREAFKNVPIIIGGIEASLRRIAHYDYWSDKVRKSILLDSKADLLVYGNAERQVVEIAHRLAKGETVADLKGIRGTVHFVKQVPIGWMEKDSTDIDKPGAVIVHQSPYQEMPACDNKPEAVSSNEKVIQFKPIANKQRAQTVIRLPDYDAVKDDPILYAHASRVMHGETNPGNARALIQRHGNREVWINPPPLPLTTPEMDGVFDLPYSRLPHHAYGKANIPAFEMIQHSVLIMRGCFGGCSFCSITEHEGRIIQNRSEDSIIREIEAIRDTSPNFTGHISDLGGPTANMWRLACKDPDIEASCRKPSCVYPGICQNLNTDQTPLVKLYRRARKLPGIKKIFIASGLRYDIAVETPEYVKELVTHHVGGYLKIAPEHTEQGPLSKMMKPGMGTYDRFKTMFDKYSKEAGKEQYLIPYFIAAHPGTEDKDMLNLALWLKRNGFRADQVQAFLPSPMSIATAMYHSGKDTLHKVARGSPDIAIPKSIKQRRLHKAFLRYHDPKNWPLLREALKDMGRADLIGNGKQHLIPSFQPKTADNPLDRQQPNKRPFTTKHNGIKTKSSPSKLRKTK, from the coding sequence GTGAATCACAACGCGGCCAACATTTTCGGCTATAAAAAATACTGGGCCCAACGTTTCGGACCGGCCCCGGAATTGCCGATGAGCATGGAAGAAATGCATCAACTGGGTTGGGACGCCTGCGACATTATTTTGGTGACCGGCGATGCCTATGTCGATCATCCCAGTTTCGGCATGGCGGTGATCGGCCGGGTGCTGGAATCGCAGGGGTTTCGGGTCGGCATTATTTCCCAGCCGGACTGGCAATCCGCCTCCGACTTCAGAAAACTGGGTCAGCCGAAACTGTTTTTCGGCGTCACCGGCGGCAACATGGATTCCATGGTTAACCGCTACACCTCGGACAAAAAAATCCGTTCCAATGACGCTTATACCGCCGATGGCGAGGCCGGCAAGCGGCCGGATCGGGCCGTGAATGTCTATTCGCACCGTTGTCGGGAAGCCTTTAAAAACGTACCTATCATTATCGGCGGCATTGAGGCCAGTTTGCGCCGCATTGCCCACTACGACTATTGGTCGGATAAGGTGCGTAAATCGATTTTGCTGGACTCCAAAGCCGACTTATTGGTCTACGGTAACGCTGAACGGCAAGTGGTTGAAATTGCCCACAGGCTGGCCAAAGGCGAAACCGTCGCCGATCTGAAAGGCATCCGCGGCACCGTGCATTTTGTAAAACAGGTGCCTATCGGCTGGATGGAAAAAGACTCCACCGACATCGACAAACCCGGCGCGGTGATCGTGCATCAAAGTCCTTATCAGGAAATGCCGGCCTGTGACAATAAGCCGGAGGCTGTATCATCCAACGAGAAGGTCATCCAGTTCAAACCCATCGCCAACAAACAGCGGGCGCAAACCGTAATCCGCTTGCCGGATTACGACGCTGTAAAAGACGATCCGATTTTGTACGCCCACGCCTCGCGCGTGATGCACGGCGAAACCAACCCCGGCAACGCCCGCGCGCTGATTCAGCGCCACGGCAACCGCGAAGTGTGGATCAACCCACCGCCGCTGCCGTTGACCACGCCGGAAATGGACGGCGTGTTCGACCTGCCCTACTCGCGCCTGCCGCACCATGCCTACGGCAAGGCGAATATTCCGGCCTTCGAAATGATTCAGCATTCGGTGTTGATCATGCGCGGCTGTTTCGGCGGCTGCAGCTTTTGCTCGATTACCGAGCACGAAGGCCGCATCATTCAAAACCGTTCCGAAGATTCGATTATTCGCGAGATCGAAGCCATTCGCGACACTTCGCCGAATTTCACCGGCCATATTTCCGACCTGGGCGGCCCCACCGCCAACATGTGGCGGCTGGCCTGCAAGGATCCGGACATCGAAGCCTCCTGCCGCAAACCGTCTTGCGTCTATCCGGGCATTTGCCAAAACCTGAATACCGACCAGACGCCGCTGGTGAAACTCTACCGTCGCGCCCGCAAGCTACCGGGTATCAAGAAAATCTTTATCGCCTCCGGCCTGCGCTACGACATTGCCGTGGAGACGCCAGAATATGTCAAGGAGCTGGTGACCCACCATGTCGGCGGTTACTTAAAAATCGCCCCGGAACACACCGAGCAAGGCCCGCTGTCGAAGATGATGAAGCCGGGCATGGGCACTTATGACCGCTTCAAGACCATGTTCGACAAATATTCCAAGGAAGCCGGCAAGGAACAATATCTGATCCCCTATTTCATCGCCGCCCACCCCGGCACCGAAGACAAGGACATGCTGAATCTGGCTTTATGGTTGAAACGCAACGGTTTCCGCGCCGATCAGGTACAGGCCTTTCTGCCGTCGCCAATGTCCATCGCCACTGCCATGTACCATTCAGGTAAAGACACATTGCATAAAGTCGCCCGCGGCAGTCCGGATATCGCCATCCCCAAAAGCATCAAGCAACGCCGTTTGCATAAAGCCTTTTTGCGCTACCACGACCCGAAAAACTGGCCGTTGTTGCGCGAAGCCTTGAAGGATATGGGCCGCGCCGATTTGATCGGCAACGGCAAGCAGCACCTGATACCAAGTTTTCAGCCCAAAACGGCTGATAATCCGCTGGACAGGCAACAGCCGAATAAACGCCCGTTTACCACCAAACATAACGGCATCAAGACAAAATCATCGCCCTCTAAACTCCGCAAAACCAAATGA
- a CDS encoding spermine synthase: MYKYDGLVVYQTHDDEGIIEVVDKNGERALHFGSHSRQSSMLIDAPNRLHSLYARAMMALLLFNDNPGEVLMIGLGGGTIAKFMLHQFADCRLKVVEYRGSVLKVARSHFGLPFDPRLKIKIGCGAQHVLQESRSHAELYDLVMIDAYDHAGMAPEVSSELFFDNCRTLMTGNGLLVINLWGTDKNLFKQVTWNLGRVFGWRFLFLPVRSRGNIIGFAFGGEFPKPSMKDLTEKAKQLEQQYQLEFPTFLQDLKRSNTRAINRIINQ, translated from the coding sequence ATGTACAAATACGACGGTCTGGTGGTATACCAAACCCACGATGATGAAGGCATAATCGAAGTCGTCGACAAAAACGGCGAGCGGGCCCTGCATTTCGGTTCTCACTCGCGGCAAAGCAGTATGCTGATCGATGCGCCCAACCGACTACATTCTTTATACGCTAGAGCCATGATGGCTCTACTGTTGTTCAACGATAACCCTGGCGAAGTGTTGATGATCGGTTTAGGCGGTGGCACCATCGCCAAGTTTATGCTGCATCAGTTTGCCGATTGCCGCTTGAAAGTAGTGGAATACCGCGGTAGCGTGTTAAAGGTGGCCCGCAGCCATTTCGGCCTGCCCTTCGATCCGCGCCTGAAAATAAAAATCGGCTGCGGGGCGCAGCATGTACTGCAAGAGAGCCGCAGTCATGCCGAGCTGTACGATCTGGTTATGATCGATGCTTACGATCACGCCGGCATGGCCCCGGAAGTCAGCAGCGAACTGTTTTTCGATAATTGCCGAACCTTAATGACCGGAAACGGTCTGTTGGTGATTAATTTATGGGGCACCGATAAAAACCTGTTCAAACAGGTGACCTGGAATTTGGGGCGGGTCTTTGGCTGGCGGTTTTTGTTTCTCCCGGTCCGTAGCCGTGGCAACATCATCGGCTTTGCGTTCGGCGGAGAGTTCCCCAAGCCCAGTATGAAAGACCTGACCGAAAAAGCCAAACAACTGGAACAACAGTATCAACTGGAATTTCCCACCTTTCTCCAAGACCTAAAGCGCAGCAACACCCGCGCCATTAACCGGATAATCAATCAGTGA
- a CDS encoding right-handed parallel beta-helix repeat-containing protein, with the protein MGNPRIILRYLTALPTLLVFTTAYAGEAQPVSPRTEPITKESAVYQAGDQSAIEALSLEIRALRDELHKMQESEDVRLRRIEQALSLKSAKKTETSQPAQMPTKQPGDAKVISVCSQGCDFSNLQQAVNAAPTGGEVRLAPEINGTCAIIRKPVHIVGEQSADGRRAHLVGGVCGGKGALVTAAPNIVIEGLEISDISVGDGNGACVRLSRGTRDLTVRNIYCHDSQDGILGASDGHLLIEDSVFIGNGFGNGRAHGLYLNGGGDVLIRRCRILSSQNAGHLLKSGARKLTVEDSVLAALNGRNSRVLDAFAGGEIVLRRNILQQGPQSDNSDLIGLALESRLHPDGHSFRMDDNWVISDRPGRSVLIRGRKLGPVAILNNNFVGLDKLGLDGADESGNHWFAKRNEAGLPPFDGTLASLPGKSAPE; encoded by the coding sequence ATGGGCAATCCGCGAATCATTTTAAGATACCTAACAGCGCTGCCGACTCTGCTGGTTTTCACTACGGCATACGCTGGCGAAGCGCAACCGGTTAGCCCCCGGACAGAGCCGATAACCAAGGAATCAGCGGTTTATCAGGCGGGTGATCAATCCGCAATCGAGGCTCTGAGCCTGGAAATCCGCGCCTTGCGAGACGAACTTCATAAGATGCAGGAAAGCGAGGATGTCCGACTTCGACGCATAGAACAGGCCTTGTCACTGAAAAGCGCCAAAAAAACCGAAACTTCGCAACCGGCACAGATGCCAACTAAGCAACCAGGCGATGCGAAGGTGATATCGGTTTGCAGCCAAGGTTGCGATTTCAGCAATCTACAACAAGCCGTCAATGCGGCACCAACCGGCGGAGAAGTTCGGTTAGCACCGGAAATCAACGGCACGTGCGCAATTATCCGTAAACCTGTACACATTGTTGGTGAACAGAGTGCTGACGGCCGTCGCGCCCATCTGGTCGGCGGCGTTTGCGGCGGCAAGGGAGCCTTGGTCACGGCCGCCCCGAATATCGTCATTGAAGGTCTGGAAATCTCCGACATCTCGGTAGGCGACGGCAACGGTGCCTGCGTTCGATTGAGCCGCGGTACCCGCGACTTGACTGTCCGAAACATTTACTGCCACGACAGCCAGGACGGAATACTCGGCGCGAGCGATGGACATCTTTTGATTGAGGATTCCGTATTTATCGGCAATGGCTTCGGTAATGGCCGGGCGCACGGCCTTTACCTCAACGGCGGTGGTGATGTATTAATTCGCCGCTGCCGGATTTTGTCTAGTCAGAACGCCGGTCATTTACTAAAGTCTGGAGCGCGTAAGCTAACCGTCGAGGACAGTGTCCTGGCGGCATTGAACGGACGTAACTCACGGGTATTGGACGCATTCGCCGGCGGCGAAATTGTTTTGCGCCGTAACATCCTGCAACAAGGCCCGCAATCGGATAACAGCGACCTGATAGGCCTCGCCTTGGAATCCCGCTTGCATCCGGATGGACATTCTTTTCGCATGGATGACAACTGGGTAATTTCCGACAGGCCGGGCCGGAGCGTTTTAATCAGAGGCCGTAAACTGGGGCCTGTCGCTATTTTAAATAACAACTTCGTCGGCTTGGACAAACTCGGTCTGGACGGAGCCGATGAATCCGGTAATCACTGGTTTGCCAAACGCAATGAAGCCGGCTTGCCGCCGTTCGACGGCACACTGGCCAGTTTGCCCGGTAAGAGCGCCCCTGAATGA